A window of Candidatus Bathyarchaeota archaeon contains these coding sequences:
- the pstS gene encoding phosphate ABC transporter substrate-binding protein PstS, with protein sequence MLSTALSYLYFSQPSTNVSLSGSGATFPAPLLTAIITNYHSTNIHVQITYDAVGSSNGITALQDKTVDFACSDAPLSDTDRTKAPNALHIPETAGAVAVAYNIEGISTGLNLTGTVIADIFSGQITKWNNEAIQSLNPNLTLPANDITVVHRLDGSGTTFIFTSYLSETSPEWNNSIGSGKKVEWPVGLAATGNPGVAGVIQGNRNSIGYVELAYVIENNMTAAAIKNPAGNWVTPSLQSTQIAVESGASSGLPSGEDNWSSVSLLNAQDAQAYPIVSFTYTLVYQELNVIPDMTKDIADELVNFLWWMMHDGQNLAPELGYAELPANVIQVNEDTIKTITFNGQPLTIT encoded by the coding sequence ATTTTATCAACTGCTTTAAGTTATCTTTATTTTTCGCAGCCTTCAACAAACGTTTCTCTAAGCGGTTCAGGAGCCACCTTTCCAGCCCCATTACTAACAGCAATTATAACAAACTACCATAGCACAAACATCCACGTACAAATCACCTATGACGCAGTAGGCAGCAGCAACGGAATAACAGCGCTACAAGACAAAACGGTGGACTTCGCCTGTTCAGATGCCCCCCTAAGTGATACAGATCGCACAAAAGCACCAAATGCACTCCACATTCCTGAAACAGCAGGTGCTGTAGCTGTAGCATACAACATTGAAGGCATCTCAACTGGTCTTAATTTAACTGGAACAGTTATCGCAGACATTTTTTCGGGTCAAATAACAAAATGGAACAATGAAGCCATTCAAAGCTTAAACCCAAACCTAACGCTGCCAGCAAACGACATAACCGTGGTTCACCGTTTAGACGGGTCAGGCACCACTTTCATATTCACCAGTTACCTAAGCGAGACAAGCCCCGAATGGAACAATTCAATAGGCAGCGGAAAAAAGGTTGAGTGGCCTGTTGGTCTTGCAGCAACCGGAAACCCCGGAGTTGCAGGAGTCATTCAAGGAAACCGTAACTCGATAGGTTATGTTGAGTTAGCTTATGTTATTGAAAATAATATGACAGCAGCAGCAATAAAGAATCCTGCAGGAAACTGGGTTACGCCATCTCTTCAATCAACCCAGATAGCTGTTGAATCAGGTGCTTCAAGTGGACTGCCATCAGGAGAGGATAATTGGTCCTCTGTGAGTCTTTTAAACGCTCAAGATGCACAAGCCTATCCCATAGTTAGTTTCACGTACACTCTTGTTTACCAAGAACTCAACGTGATTCCCGACATGACTAAAGATATAGCAGATGAATTGGTGAATTTTCTGTGGTGGATGATGCATGATGGGCAAAATCTTGCGCCTGAACTAGGATATGCAGAGTTACCAGCCAATGTAATTCAAGTTAATGAAGATACAATTAAAACCATAACATTCAATGGTCAACCATTAACAATCACATGA
- a CDS encoding ATP-binding protein, whose product MSNFEQLEQTQASNVLGQLQVGLANELNYFQNKANSWAQKNDIYDFIKNQSSTFDKSSQTINLLVNSGANYLLIYDLKGNFETGIGFNLTTFQQEPLPSDLLTEVSNDSVIWNLNNMDSTITGILLIHDEPLIIASSLIPSSFPDEPADHCLVFARYIDSAVLASLSRTVQSPVTFVLCSDWQASNSDSESSVLPLTFSKPVNSSYIVAYNVLKDITGDPAVILTVTMPRSVYVQGVITVNYIDRLLLVSCVVFSAAILLLLEFLFLSKLSRLNEAVSNITLRNNLSERLPTHGDDEIETLTKSINNMLGEIEDNTKKLQKAERFSAIGELATMIAHDLRNPLQGIANAIFYLKRKANPQTTDKEKAVLKIIEDDVKYSEKIVKDLLDYSKAYRLDLKEATPKELVWTSLSLVAVPEKIVLSDCTTDEPLVMVDKDSVKRVFVNILSNAVDAMSNGGTLKISCEVIDGFACFMFSDTGFGMSKETQEKLFQALFTTKAKGMGFGLSICKRIIDAHGGKIIVESAVGVGSTFKICLPLYDYSHK is encoded by the coding sequence TTGAGTAATTTTGAGCAGCTTGAACAAACCCAAGCAAGTAATGTTCTGGGGCAACTTCAAGTTGGTTTAGCCAATGAGTTAAATTATTTTCAAAATAAAGCAAACAGTTGGGCTCAGAAAAATGACATTTATGATTTTATAAAAAACCAAAGCAGCACTTTTGATAAATCCTCTCAAACAATTAACCTATTAGTCAATTCAGGAGCTAATTATTTGCTGATATACGATTTAAAAGGCAACTTTGAAACTGGAATCGGCTTCAACTTGACAACATTTCAGCAAGAACCATTGCCCAGTGATCTCCTAACTGAAGTTTCAAATGATTCCGTAATCTGGAACCTAAATAACATGGACAGTACCATAACAGGTATCCTCCTAATCCACGATGAACCCTTAATTATTGCATCAAGCCTAATTCCGTCAAGTTTTCCCGATGAGCCTGCTGACCACTGTTTAGTTTTTGCTAGATATATTGATTCTGCAGTGCTTGCTTCTTTATCAAGAACTGTGCAGTCACCTGTAACTTTTGTGCTCTGTAGTGATTGGCAAGCTTCAAACAGTGACTCAGAATCCTCGGTTTTGCCCTTGACTTTTTCTAAACCTGTAAACTCCAGTTACATAGTTGCCTACAATGTTTTGAAAGACATTACGGGTGACCCCGCAGTTATTTTAACTGTTACCATGCCTAGAAGTGTTTACGTTCAAGGGGTAATCACGGTTAATTACATTGATAGGTTGCTTTTGGTAAGTTGTGTGGTGTTTAGTGCAGCTATATTATTGTTGCTTGAATTTTTGTTTCTTTCAAAATTAAGCAGGCTAAATGAGGCAGTAAGCAACATTACACTGCGTAATAACCTCTCTGAAAGACTACCAACCCACGGCGATGATGAAATAGAAACCCTTACAAAATCAATAAACAACATGCTCGGCGAAATCGAAGATAACACCAAAAAACTGCAAAAAGCCGAAAGATTCTCCGCAATCGGTGAGTTAGCAACAATGATTGCTCACGACCTCCGTAATCCCCTCCAAGGAATAGCTAATGCAATTTTTTACCTTAAAAGAAAAGCGAACCCCCAAACAACCGATAAAGAGAAAGCTGTGCTCAAAATTATTGAGGATGATGTTAAATATTCTGAGAAAATAGTCAAAGATTTGCTTGATTACTCCAAAGCTTACAGGCTGGACCTTAAGGAAGCTACTCCAAAGGAGCTTGTGTGGACGAGTCTTTCTTTGGTGGCTGTTCCAGAAAAAATTGTGCTCTCTGATTGCACAACCGATGAGCCTTTGGTAATGGTTGATAAAGATAGTGTCAAACGTGTGTTTGTGAATATTTTGTCCAATGCTGTTGATGCAATGTCTAATGGTGGAACTTTGAAAATTAGTTGTGAAGTGATTGATGGGTTTGCTTGTTTTATGTTTTCAGACACGGGCTTTGGTATGTCAAAAGAGACTCAGGAAAAACTCTTTCAAGCGTTATTTACAACAAAAGCAAAAGGTATGGGTTTTGGGTTATCAATCTGTAAAAGAATTATTGATGCTCACGGAGGAAAAATCATTGTTGAGAGTGCGGTAGGTGTGGGGTCAACCTTTAAAATTTGTCTTCCCCTCTATGATTATTCTCACAAATGA
- a CDS encoding 30S ribosomal protein S13 — translation MSSQEFRHIVRILGADSAGTLKVSYAVTSIKGVSRSLSNAILKKAGINPDLRAGFLSDSEITKIEDIVKDPAKYNIPSWMFNRQKDVETGKDIHMLTADLALKTKNDIDLAKSIRSWRGYRHAYSLKVRGQRTKTTGRAGKSLGVKKKTMGAKEGGR, via the coding sequence ATGTCAAGTCAGGAATTTCGTCACATAGTGCGTATTCTAGGTGCAGACTCAGCAGGCACACTAAAAGTTTCCTACGCCGTAACCAGCATAAAAGGCGTAAGTAGGAGTCTGTCAAACGCAATACTCAAAAAGGCAGGCATAAACCCTGACCTTCGAGCAGGATTCTTATCAGATTCAGAAATCACAAAAATTGAAGATATAGTCAAAGACCCCGCCAAATACAACATTCCCTCATGGATGTTTAACAGGCAAAAAGACGTTGAAACTGGAAAAGACATCCACATGCTAACTGCAGATTTAGCACTCAAAACCAAAAACGACATTGACCTAGCAAAATCAATCCGTTCATGGAGAGGCTACCGTCACGCATACAGCCTCAAAGTCCGTGGGCAAAGAACCAAAACTACCGGTCGCGCAGGCAAATCTTTAGGTGTCAAGAAGAAGACCATGGGTGCAAAAGAAGGAGGTAGATAA
- a CDS encoding 30S ribosomal protein S4 has product MGDPKKQRKKFDTPRFQWRKDILQEELKLLGRYGLRNKHELWRHKTLLSKSRGIARSLISKSTEERAKMENELLAKLKKNGILQEIAVLDNVLDLSIEDIMERRLQTIVFRKGLARTIFQARQLITHGHVSIGGKRVTIPGYIVPKDEEPQIAYSGESAVANQTHPLRLGLTVVAKQPEIRPPSRGRRGGGRF; this is encoded by the coding sequence ATGGGTGATCCAAAGAAACAACGTAAAAAGTTCGATACGCCCCGTTTCCAATGGCGTAAAGACATACTTCAAGAAGAACTCAAACTTTTAGGTCGATATGGCCTTCGCAACAAGCATGAGCTTTGGAGGCACAAGACCCTTCTGTCAAAAAGCAGAGGTATCGCACGTTCCCTCATCAGCAAAAGCACTGAAGAACGTGCAAAAATGGAAAATGAGCTTCTTGCAAAACTAAAGAAAAACGGCATTTTGCAAGAAATCGCCGTTCTCGATAACGTGCTTGACCTTTCCATTGAAGACATCATGGAGCGCAGGCTGCAAACCATCGTGTTCCGAAAAGGCTTAGCAAGAACAATCTTCCAAGCACGCCAACTCATAACTCACGGTCACGTATCCATCGGCGGCAAGCGTGTCACAATCCCTGGCTACATCGTTCCAAAAGATGAAGAGCCACAAATTGCTTATTCAGGGGAAAGCGCAGTTGCAAACCAAACCCACCCCTTGCGTTTGGGTTTAACAGTTGTTGCAAAGCAGCCTGAGATACGCCCGCCAAGTAGAGGAAGA